The following coding sequences are from one Capsicum annuum cultivar UCD-10X-F1 chromosome 3, UCD10Xv1.1, whole genome shotgun sequence window:
- the LOC124896619 gene encoding uncharacterized protein LOC124896619, which produces MSLNWLRSELEFRVQEHPSELKVLETMVHPRAFAAVFDLVFTNFGLVFRLRQLEEAVNWCVIDGGMGSCLRGVGTGLRFGAVLAGGEEGRAGVGVGARSGVRDGAVGLEEEVKARFWEALDEVMRSLPSLEKIVIAGDFNGYIGVLPGGYDNVHGGFAFGDRNDEGAALSDFAGAFGLVVVNSTFLKKEDHLITF; this is translated from the exons ATGTCCTTGAATTGGCTACGGTCGGAATTGGAATTTCGGGTTCAGGAGCATCCGAGCGAGCTTAAAGTTTTAGAGACTATG GTTCATCCTAGGGCATTTGCTGCagtatttgatttagttttcactAATTTTGGTTTAGTTTTCAGGCTCCGACAGT TGGAAGAAGCTGTGAACTGGTGTG TGATTGATGGTGGAATGGGCTCATGTCTGAGGGGGGTGGGAACGGGGTTGAGGTTTGGGGCGGTTTTAGCTGGGGGTGAAGAGGGGAGGGCAGGGGTGGGTGTGGGTGCTAGGTCGGGTGTCAGGGATGGTGCG GTGGGCTTGGAAGAGGAGGTCAAAGCgaggttttgggaggctttggatgaggtgatGAGAAGCTTGCCTAGTTTGGAGAAGATTGTCATAGCGGGAGATTTCAATGGGTATATTGGGGTTTTGCCAGGAGGGTATGAcaatgtgcatggaggttttgcTTTCGGTGATAGAAATGATGAAGGAGCGGCTCTGTCGGACTTTGCGGGGGCTTTTGggctggtggtagtgaattcaACCTTTTTGAAaaaggaggatcacctgattaccttctga